Below is a genomic region from Sneathia vaginalis.
GGGTGGTTTAGATACTAGTGTGACATCAGAAACAAAAAATATATTAATTGAAACAGCACATTTTGAAAATATAATGGTTAGAAGAAGTTCAAGACGTCATGCTATCTTCACAGAATCATCATATAGATTCGAAAGATGGGTAGATACAATATCACTTGATAATGCTTCAAGAAGAATAGCACAATTAGTAGAACAATTAGCTGGGGGCAACTTACAAAAAGGCTATGTAGAAGATTATACTCATAAGCCAGAATTACCTACATCAACTTTAGAATTATCAAAATTAGCTAAGTTTATTGGTAAAGTAGTTCCAAAGGATAAAGTTTTAGATATATTTAAAAAGCTTGAAATAAAGGTAGAAGATAAGGGTGAACAATTAGTATTAACACCTCCATGCTTTAGATCTGACTTATTAGTCCCACAAGACTATTATGAAGAAGTAATAAGAATGTATGGTTTTGATAATATAGAAAATATATTACCTAAGTTAGATATTAAAAAAGATCTATTAATGGATAATACAAAATTAAATTGTGATGTAAAATTAATACTAGCATCATTAGGATTAAGAGAAGTAATAAACTATAGCTTCATACCTAAAGTAGCATTTGGACAAATAAAATGTGATGAAAAGGATTTAATAGAAATTTCAAATCCAATAACTGAAGACTTTGCAGTAATGAGACCTACATTTATGTATAGTTTAATAAAAAATGCAGTAGATAACTTTAATAGAAGTGTGCAAAGAATACATTTCTTTGAAGTAGGTAGAGCCTTTGTTGAAGGAAAAGAACTTACAAAAATAGGTATAATATTATCTGGTACAAAACAAAAGGATATATATAACGCTGAAACACAATATGATTTTTATGATATGAAGGGAATAGTAGAAGAACTATTTACTAGATTAAATATAAAGTCATATACAATTACAAGAAGTGAAAATAAGAGCTTACATGGTGGAAGATCAGCAGATATTTATGTAGGTAAAAATCTTTTAGGTTCATTTGGACAAATACATCCAGACCTAGAAGAAACATTCAATTTAGAAGGTAAGTCTACTATATACTGTGAACTAAACTTAGATGAAATGAAGAAATATATAAGTAAAAACTTTAAATACAATACACTAAGTAAGTATCAATTAGTTACAAGAGATATTGCATTTGCTGTAACAGAAGATACTATGGTAGGTAATGTTATTAAATCTATCGAAAAAATAGATAAGTTAGTTAAAAAAGTTGAATTATTCGATGTATATAAGGGAATAGGTGTAAGCAGTGGATATAAGAGCTTTGCTATAAAAATATATATGATAGATAATGAAAAGACTTTATCAGAAAATGAAATAAATAAAGTAATAGAAAAGATAAAAAATAAGGTAATAAACCAATATGGTGCAAGCGTAAGATAGAAGGTGAATAGTATGAAAAAAATATTATCTAGTTTAGTGTTGATATTGTCTATTATGGCATGTTCAATGGGGCCTAGAAAGGTATATTTATCAAATGGAGAAATAAATACATTTGCAACTAAGAAAATTAATGTTTCTGCAAATGCAATAGTTGGTAATGTAAGGTTAAGAAATAATAATACTATGGTTAAAAATGGATACATTTATTCAGATATAAACTATAGTTGTAAGATACTAGGTGGAGCTTTAGCTAATGTTGAAGGTATTGTGAAGATAAAATATGAATTAGAAGTAGTGGATAATAAGTTGTTTATAAAATCACCAGAATTACTTTCAATAAAGACAAATAATAATCTAATACCAGATTCAACTGTTAGACAAGCAGTCTCTAGTATTGTAGTCAACACATTAGAATTAAAAGAACTACATGACTTTAGAGAAAATCATGTTGTAGTAAAAGATATTGTAATAGGATCAAATAATATATTATTAGTAACGGAGTAAGTAAATGGAAAATAACAAGTGGGATTTAACCTATATTTTTAAAACAGACAAATTATGGAATGAAAGCTTTGATGAAGCAAAGGAAGTAATTAAAGATATAAAAAAATATGAAGGTAAAATTACAAAGAGTTTAGAAGGATTTAAACAATTTTTAAAAGAAAAGGAAATAATAGATTTAAAAGTTGAAAAACTATACATGTATGCACATTTAAATCATGATGCAGATACAAGTGTTTCAAAGTATCAAGAAATGTTTTCTAAGATACAATCATTATATGCAAAATATTATGAATATTGTTCATTCATTGTAACTGAAATGAAGGATAATAAAGATAAGATAGAAGAATATCTAAAAGATGATGAATTAAAAGAATATAGACAACATTTTAAAGAAGTATTTTTAAGATTCTCTCATGTATTAAGTGAAAAAGAAGAAAAAATATTAGCAAGTTTTTCTGAAATATCACAAGCACCATATAATATATTTACATCATTAAATGATACTGACATCACTTTTAAAGATGTAATGGGAGAAAATTTAAATGATAAGAATTTTACAGTCTTTTTAGAATCAAAAGATAGAGAAAAAAGACGTATTGCTTATGAAAATCTTTATGAAGGATACAAACAATTCAGTAATACATATGCAAACATTTTATCTACAAATGTAAAAATGAATAATTTAAACGCAAAATTGTTAAAATATGATAGTGCAAGACAACAATCAATGCTTCAAGATAATATAGATGAAAAGGTTTATGATAATTTAGTAGAAACTGTTAATAAGAATCTATATAGACTACATGAATATATGGAATACAGAAAGAATATACTAGGTTTAGATAGACTTAATATGTATGACTTGTATGTCTCAACAGCAAAGAATTTTGATGTAAGCTATACTATAGAAGAAGCTAAAGAAATTATGTTTGAAGCATTAAAACCTTTAGGACAAGATTATTTAAATATCTTAAAGAAGTGTTTTGATGAACATTGGATAGACTTTACAGTTAATGATAACAAGATGGGTGGAGCATATTCTAGTGGAGGATATGAAACTAAGCCATATATACTAATGACATGGAAGGATAATTTATCTTCACTATTTACATTAGCACATGAAATAGGGCATAGTATACATTCATATTACTCAAGACATAATCAAACATATATTAATTCATCATATAAGCTATTTTTAGCAGAAATTGCATCAACAACTAATGAAAATCTTTTAACTAATTATCTATTAGAAAAGTATAAAGATAATAAGGAAGCATTAATCTGCATATTAAATGATCACTTAGATGGATATAAGGGAACAGTATTTAGACAAACACAGTTTGCAGAATTTGAACAAGAAATACATAAATTAGATAAGAATGGTGAAGCTCTAACAGCTAAAAGATTATGTGATAGTTACAAGAAAATAAACGAAAAATATTATGGTAATAATGTAATAACAGATGATATGATATCATATGAATGGGCAAGAATACCACATTTCTACTATTTCTTCTATGTATATCAATATGCAACAGGATTTAGTTGTGCTGTATATTTTGCAAATAGTATATTAAATGGTGGAAAAGAAGCTGTAGAAAGATATATAAACTATCTAAAAGCAGGATGTTCAAAATTCCCACTTGAAATATTAAAAGATGCAGGTGTTGATATTTTAAACGGAACAGTAATAAATAAAGCGTTGGAAGAGTTTTCTAACAAATTAGAGGTATTGAAAACATTGTGATACTATGTTATAATGAATAAGAAAAATTAAGAAAGGTGGATTACACAAATGAGTAATATTAAATACCAAACAGTTATTGAAGACATTTATGCAAGAGAAATCCTTGACTCAAGAGGAAATCCTACAGTTGAAGTAGAAGTTTACCTTGAAGGTGGAGCAATGGGTAGAGCTTCAGTTCCATCAGGAGCATCAACAGGTGTTCACGAAGCTGTTGAATTAAGAGATGGAGATAAGAGCAGATACTTAGGTAAAGGGACATTAAAAGCTGTTGAAAATGTAAACACAATAATAGCTGAAAATGTAATCGGAATGGATGCACTTGACCAAGTTGCAATAGACGAAGCTATGATCAAATTAGATGGAACTCCAAACAAAGCTAAATTAGGAGCTAATGCAATTTTAGGTGTTTCATTAGCAGTAGCTAAAGCAGCTGCAAACCAATTAGGATTACCATTATATAGATACTTAGGTGGGGTTAATGCTAAAGAATTACCAGTACCTATGATGAACATATTAAATGGTGGTGCACATGCTGATTCAGCAGTAGATGTTCAAGAATTCATGATACAACCAGTTGGAGCAAAAACTTATAAAGAAGCTTTAAGAATGGGTGCTGAAGTATTCCATCACTTAGGTAAATTATTAAAAGCTAATGGAGATTCTACAAATGTAGGAAATGAAGGAGGATATGCACCTTCTAAGATAAATGGAACTAAGGGAGCATTAGATATTATATCTAAAGCTGTTAAAGATGCTGGATACAAACTAGGAAAAGATATTACTTTCGCATTAGACGTTGCTTCATCAGAATTCTATGATACAAAGACTAAGAAGTATGTATTCAAAAGAGAAGGTGGAGAAAAGACTGCTGAAGAAATGGTTGCATGGTTCGAAGAATTATGTAAAGAATATCCAATAGTTTCAATCGAAGATGGATTAGCTGAAGATGACTGGGAAGGATTCAAGCTAATGACTGATAAATTAGGTAAGAAATTACAAATAGTTGGTGACGACTTATTCGTAACTAATACTGAAAGATTAGCTAAAGGTATAGAAAAAGGTGTTGCTAACGCAATCTTAATTAAATTAAATCAAATAGGAACATTAACAGAAACTCTAGATGCAATAGAAATGGCTAAGAAAGCAGGATACACTGCAGTTGTTTCACACAGATCAGGAGAAACTGAAGATGATACTATAGCAGACGTTGCAGTTGCAACTAACGCAGGACAAATTAAGACAGGTTCAGCTTCAAGAACTGATAGAATAGCTAAATACAATCAATTATTAAGAATTGAAGACGATTTAGCAGGACAAGCTATCTACAAAGGATTAAAAGCTATATATGTAATTAAATAGTAATTTATATTAAGCAAGAACAACTAATAGGTTGTTCTGCTTTTTTTATAGAAAAAATTAATTTTTTATGGTATAATTTTAATATTAAAATGAATACGGAGGGACTAGAATGTTTGAAATTAAGTTACCAGATGGTAGTGTGAGAAAATGTGAGCAGGAACTTACTGTTTTAGATTTTGCTAAAAACCTTTCTATTAGCTTATCTAAAAAAACAGTAGGAGCAATATTTAATGGCGTGCAAGTGGATGTATCTTACACCTTAAAAGAAGCTGGAGAACTGAAATTAATCACGTTAGATAGTGAATTAGGAATTAATATCTTAAGACACAGTACAACACATATTATGGCACAAGCTGTAAAAAGATTATACCCTAATACAAAATTAGCAATAGGTCCAGTAATTGAAAATGGATTTTACTATGATTTTGATCCTGAAAAGCCATTTACAGATGAAGATATACAAGCTATAGAAAAAGAAATGCATAAGATTATCAAGGAAGATTATAAGTTTGTAAGACATATGTTTAGTGTAAATGAATTAATAGAAAAGTATGAAAAAGAAGGAGAAATATATAAGGTAGAAATATTAAAAGGACTAGATTCTGATGAAGCTAGTGCATATACACAAGGTGAATTTTTCGATTTATGTAGAGGTACACATTTACCTTCAACAGGATATGTTAAGGCATTTAAACTAATGAGTAAAGCTGGTGCATATTGGAGAGGTAAATCAGAAAATAAGATGCTACAAAGAATATATGGTGTAGCCTTCCCTACAAAAGCTGAATTAGATGCATATTTAAATATGTTAGCTGAAGCAGAAAAAAGAGACCATAGAAAATTAGGAAAACAATTAGGATTATTCTTCCTAGATGAACATGGTCCTGGATTCCCATTCTTTTTACCTAAAGGTATGACTTTATTCTTAAGATTACAAGACCTATGGAGAAAAGAACATATAAAGGCAGGTTATAAGGAAATTAGAACACCTAATATGCTTGATAAAGAATTATGGGAAATTTCTGGACACTGGAAGAATTACAAAGAAAATATGTATACATCTGAAATAGATGAAAAAATATTCGCTATTAAACCTATGAATTGCCCAGGAGGGTTATTAACATACAAGAGTGAATTAAGATCATATAAGGATTTACCATTAAAATTAGCTGAAATGGGACATGTACATAGACATGAATTCTCAGGAGCATTACATGGTTTAATGAGAGTAAGAGCATTCACTCAAGATGATACACATATATTCTGTACAAAAGATCAAATAGAAGATCAAATTAAAGAAATAATAAGTCTGTATGATAGATATTATAAGCTATTTGGATTTGAATATAATATTGAATTATCAACTAAGCCTGAAAAAGCAATAGGTGATGATGCACTATGGCAAACAGCAGAAAGTGCCTTAGAAAGAGCATTAAAAGCTGCAGGTAAAGAATTTAAATTAAATCCTGGTGATGGAGCATTTTATGGTCCTAAGATAGACTTTAAGATGAAGGATTCATTAGGTAGAATTTGGCAAACTGGTACAATACAATTAGACTTTAACCTACCAGAAAGATTTGATGCAACATATATAGGTGCAGATGGTGAAAAACATAGACCTGTAATGTTACATAGAGCTTTATATGGAAGTTTAGAAAGATTTATGGGTGTATTAATTGAACACTATGCAGGAGCATTCCCAGTATGGTTAGCACCAGTACAAGTTAAAATAATGTCAATTTCAGAAGAACAAAAAGAATTCTGTACAAACTTATATAACAAATTAATAGATTTAGGATTTAAGGCAGAATTAGATGTAAGAAACGAAAAGATAGGTTACAAGATTAGAGAAGCTAATTTTGTTGAAAAAGTACCTATTCAATTAGTAATTGGGAAAAAAGAATGTGAAACAAACAGTGTTAATGTTAGAAGACATGGTCAAACAGAAACACAAACTATGGGTATTGAAGACTTTATTTCTATGTTAAGTAAAGAAGTAGAACCAGAATTTTAGTATAAGAGGGGATATTATGTATTACGATATAGATCAACATGAGATAAGAAATATAGTTGATAAAAAAATTAAAGGTAGTTTTTTATATATGAGTATAGCTTTAATTGTTACATTCTTAACAGGCTATTTTACAGTTACAAATGAAGCAGTAAGAAGTACTAGTTATACCCTATTACCATTATTTTTAATATTACAATTTGTACTTCCTTTAAGTATGAGTTTGTTTATTTATAAGGCGAATGCTACTATATTAAGAGTAATGTTTGTAATATATTCAATATCAACAGGTGTTATATTATCATTTATTGCAGAATATTATACATTAGGAAGTGTTATAAGTGTATTATCAGGAACAATAGTATTGTTTTTAGTCCTAACAATTTATGGATATACAACAAAAAGTAACTTACAAAGTTATACAAGTTTCTTATTTGTTGGATTAATTTCAATAATAATAATGTCTGTAATTAATATGTTTATAGGAAGTAATACACTTGATTTACTATTATCAGCACTAGCAGTAGTAGTATTTGTAATTTATACAGCATATGATACACAAAGAATAAAAAATACTATTATATCACTTTCGTATCAAGGTCAATTAGATTTGTTAGATAGGGTAGAAATAATTGGAGCATTATCACTATACCTTGATTTTATAAACCTATTTATATACCTTATTAGAATATTTGGAAGAAGAAAAGATTAATATATAAAGGTGGGATTAACTAATGGAAGGATATTTCAGTTTAGTATTACATGCACATTTACCATACGTACGTCATCCAGAATACAAAGAGTTTTTGGAAGAAGATTGGTTATATGAAGCAATTACGGAAACATATATTCCGTTCTTAATGATGTTTGAAAGATTACATAGAGATAATGTTGAATTTAATATAACATTAACTATGTCTGGAACATTAGCAAATATGTTAAAAGATGATCTATTAATGAGTAGATATTTACGTCATATGGACAAAATGGTGGAATTATGCGAAAAAGAATTAGATAGATTAAAAGATCAACCAGCATTTTTAAAAGTAGCAAGACATAATTATGATACATACAGAAATGCAAGACAATATTTCTTAGATTGCAATAGAGACTTAGTATCAAAATTTAGATATTTCCAAGATCTAGGGCATTTAGAAATTATACCAGTTACAGCAACACACGGTATGCTTCCTATGATGAAAGATTATGATAAGGTTGCAAATGCTCAAGTTTTACAAGCAAAAATAGATTACATGGAACATTTTGGAAGAGAACCTAAGGGTATATGGCTTGCTGAATGTGCATATTATCCAGGACAAGATAAGTATCTTGCTGAAAATGGAATAAGATACTTCTTAGTTGATGCACATGGTATAATGCATGCAGACCCAAGACCAATATATGGAGTTTATGCACCAGTTTATACAGAAAATGGTATTGCAGCTTTTGCAAGAGACCTTGAATCATCAGAACAAGTATGGAGTTCTGAAATAGGATATCCAGGTGATGGAACTTATAGAGAATTTCATAAAGATGCAGGTTATGAATTAGACTATGACTATATTAAACCATACTTACATAGTGATGGTGTAAGAAGAAATATAGGTATAAAGTATTTTGCAATAACAGATAAGAAAGGTACATATAAGGCAATATATGACCCAGAAGCAGCGTATAACAAGGCAAAACAACATGCATATGACTTTGTATTTAATAGATCAAAACAATTAGAATATTTAGCATCAAAAATGAAACATAGAAAACCAATAGTAATATCACCATATGATGCAGAACTTTATGGTCACTGGTGGTATGAAGGTCCAATATTCTTGGAATATGTATTCCGTGCTATGCAAATTTCAAACTTTAAGAGCATAACACCTAGTCAATACTTAGATAAGTATCCTATGAATCAAGTTGTAAATGTTAGTATGTCAAGTTGGGGAGCTAATGGATACTTTGATGTTTGGGTAGACGGATCAAATGACTATATTTATCGTCATTTGCATAAGGCTGCCGAAAAGATGTTAGAAATTGCTACATATGAACCAATGAATGATGTAGAAAGACGTGCAATGAATCAAATGGCAAGAGAATTAATGATGGCACAAACATCATGCTGGCCGTTTATAATGTTCACAGGAACAATGGTAGGATATGCACATAAGAAGATATCAGACCACACAAATAGACTGTTCAAACTATATGAAGATATAAAACACCATAGTGTAGATGAAGAATGGTTAAGAGAAATTGAAAGTAGAGATAATATATTTAGAAATATAGATTATAGAATTTATAGAGGATAAAATGAAAGAAATTTATTTAGATAATGCTGCAACTACTAAAGCTAGAAAAGAAGTTGTAAACTATATGGTAGATTGTATGGAACATAGCTATGCAAATGCAGATTCTATACATAATTTAGGCTTAAGTGTAGCAAAAAAAATAAATGAGAATAAGAAAGTTTTTGAAAAGTTAGGACTGCCTAAAGATAGTATATATTTCACAGCAGGTGGTGGAGAAGCTAATAATATATTAATTAAAGCTGTTTGCAACAAATTTAAAAAGGGAAGAATAATATCAACACCCATAGAACATCCGTCAATTATTAAAACATTAGAAAGCTTAAAGGGATTTGATGTTTGTTATTTGAAAGTTGATGAATATGGTAGAGTAGATGAGAATTCTCTAAAAGAACTACTAAATGAAGATACAATACTAGTTACTATTGCCTATGTTAATAGTGAATTAGGAACTATACAAGATATACCAAAATTATGTAGAATTACAAAGGAGAAAAATAAGGATATAGTTTTTCATACAGATTTTGTGCAAGGCTTAGGTCATGTAAAGGTAGATTTTAGTAAAATACCTGTTGATGCAGTTAGTTTTAGCTCTCATAAAATATATGGACCTAAAGGTGTTGGAGCTATATACATATCAAAAAAAATAAAGTTACAACCTGTTGTTTATGGCTCAAATAGTGAAAATGCATTTGTACCAAGAACATTAGCGAATGAACAAGTTCTAGGCTTTTTAAAAGCTATTAGTCTGTTAGATGATCTAGATATTGAACACCTAAGAGAAATAAAGGAATATACTTTAGAAAGATTAAAAGAAATACCTAATATTAGAATAAATTCTCCAGAATTTTCAAGCCCTGGTCTTTTAAATGTTTCATTTATTGGAGCAAGGGGAGAGATAATAATGAATTACTTATCAAGCATGAACATATATGTATCTACGGGTTCAGCGTGTTCTGTAAAGAAAGGTCCTAGTAGTGTAATAAAGGCAATAGGACTTGAAGATAAGTATTCTAGTGGAGTTATACGTCTTAGTTTTGGAAGGTATAACACTAAAGAAGATATAGATGAGTTCATAACTCAATTAAACATAGTATTGGGAATGATAAGGAGTGTAGCATAATGCTATATTCCTTATTTTATTTTACCTTATTTTGAAAAAAATTTTCATTTTTTTCAATTTCTTTCTTCATTTTTTTCATTTTATGTAATATAATATATTGAGGTGATGGTAATGTTATCTAAGCAAAGACAAGATAAAATTCTTGATATACTTAGGGAAAAGGGTAAAATAAGTTTCACAGACTTAGCAAAAAAGCTTAATACATCATATGCTACAATCAGGCGTGATTGTGAAAATTTAGAAAGTTTTAATTTAGTTACACGTATTTCAAAGGGTGTAGAACTAAATGAATTTAAATATGATATAGATATTTCATATAGACAAGTAAAAAATATTTCTAAAAAAAGAAAAATTGCTAAAAGGGCTGCAAAATTCTTGAAAAGAGGTAGTTTCATATTTTTAGATTCAGGGACTACAGTTAATGAATTAATACCATATTTAAAAAATTTAGATATACGTGTTGTTACAAATGGTATTATGCACTTGCCTAAATTGATAGATAATAAGGTGGAGACAATTTTGGTAGGAGGTAGAGTCAAACCTACAACAAGAGCTATAGTCAGTCCAGAAGCTATTAAGCAAATAAAGAGATACAGATTTGATTATTGTTTTATGGGTGCTAATGCAATTAATGAAGAATTAGGATATATGACTCCAGATCCAGATGAAGCAGAAATTAAAAGAGCAGTTATAGAGAGTTCAAAAGTAGCATTTGTTCTTGCAGAAAAATCTAAGTGTGATAAGATTTCAAATGTTAGATTTTCTGAGTATGATAAATGCATATATATAGGGGAGGATAATGATATACACAGTAACGCTTAATCCAGCATTGGATTATGATATTTATACAAACAAGATACAATTAGGAGAGCTAAATGATTCTAATAAAGTAGAGTTTAGAGCAGGTGGTAAAGGTATTAATGTGTCTATAATGCTAAATAATATAAATGAAAGATCGATAGCATTAGGATATATAGCAGGATTTACAGGCGAATATATATTAAAAGATTTAAATGCCCAAAATATTATGAGTGATTTCATAAGTGTAAAAGGTAATACAAGAATAAATATTAAGTTAAAAAGTGAAGAAGTAGAAACAGAAATAGCTGGAATTTCACCAGAAATAACTAGAGAGAATTATGAAGAACTTCTTTTGAAAATAAAGAGATTGAAAACTGAGGATATTTTAGTATTATCAGGATCTATTCCAGGTTGTATGGAAAAAGATGCGTATAAAAAAATGGCACAAAGTACAAAAGCACAAGTAGTATTAGATACAAGGGGAGACTTGTTAATAGAAAATATATGGAATAATCTTTTAATTAAACCTAATATCAAAGAATTAGAACAAGCGTTTAATAAGAAATTAAATACACATAGAGAAGTATATGATGCTTGTAAGATATTCTTTGATAAGGGTGTAAAATACATTCTAGTTTCTATGGGAGAAAAAGGTGCTTTATTAGTAAAAAAAGGTAGAATGTTTAGTGCAAATGTACCAAGTGGTGAAATGATAAATACAATAGGTGCAGGAGATTCAACAGTTTCAGGATTTTTAAAAGGATATACAGAAAATTTAGAAGATAAAGAAATCTTGAAATTAGCAGTTGCTTGTGGTAGTGCAACAGCATATTCTTATGGAATAGGTAAGAAGGATAAAATAAATGAATTAATAAAAAATATAGAATGTGAGGAAGAAATTTATGAAGATTGACGCATTATTTAACAAAAAGCTATTCATACCAGAATTAGGGTCGGCAGATAAAAAAGATGTTATAGAAAAAATGGTTGATAAGCTATATGAAAATGATTGTATTACTTCAAAAGAAGAATTCTTAAAAGAAGTATTAAAAAGAGAAGAAGTAGCACATACAGCTTTTGAAGGTGGAGTAGCAACACCACATGCAAAAAGCTCTGTTGTAAAAAAAGCTAGTGTAGTAGTAGGTATTAGCCATGATGGTGTAGATTTTAGTGATGGTGAAGAAGAAAAAAGTAAGCTATTCTTCTTAATAGCTGTACCAGTAGATAATCCTAACTTACATATAGATGTACTAGCAAAATTAGCAGGTTTAATTGAAGATGAAGGAAGAATTAATAATATATTAAATGCTGATAATTTTGAAGAAGTATTAAAAAATATACATGAAGAAGAAAAAGAAGTAAGTGTAGAAAAAAATAAGGGATATGTAGTAGCAGTTACAGCTTGTCCAACAGGAATAGCACATACATTTATGGCAAGAGATGCGTTAATAAAGGCAGCCAATGAAATGGGTGTAGAAATTAAAGTTGAAACAAATGGAACAGATGGAAGAAAAAATGAAATTACTAAAGAAGATTTAAAAAGAGCGAAAGGTATAATATTAGCGATTAATAAGTCTGTTGACGAATCTAGATTTAATGGTTACAGAGTTATTAAAGTTGGTGCTAAAGAAGGTATTAGTAATTCAAAGAAATTAATACAAGATATTTTAGATGGAAAAGGTGAAATTGCAGAATTTAAGGCTGAAATAAAGGAAAATTCAAATAGCAAATTATCAGAAAGTAGTAATTTGTATAAGCACTTAATGAGTGGTGTTTCATATATGTTACCTCTAGTTGTAAGTGGTGGTATATTAATAGCATTAGCATTTTTAGTTGATACATTAACAGGAAATGGTAATGCAGGTTCTA
It encodes:
- a CDS encoding glycoside hydrolase family 57 protein, coding for MEGYFSLVLHAHLPYVRHPEYKEFLEEDWLYEAITETYIPFLMMFERLHRDNVEFNITLTMSGTLANMLKDDLLMSRYLRHMDKMVELCEKELDRLKDQPAFLKVARHNYDTYRNARQYFLDCNRDLVSKFRYFQDLGHLEIIPVTATHGMLPMMKDYDKVANAQVLQAKIDYMEHFGREPKGIWLAECAYYPGQDKYLAENGIRYFLVDAHGIMHADPRPIYGVYAPVYTENGIAAFARDLESSEQVWSSEIGYPGDGTYREFHKDAGYELDYDYIKPYLHSDGVRRNIGIKYFAITDKKGTYKAIYDPEAAYNKAKQHAYDFVFNRSKQLEYLASKMKHRKPIVISPYDAELYGHWWYEGPIFLEYVFRAMQISNFKSITPSQYLDKYPMNQVVNVSMSSWGANGYFDVWVDGSNDYIYRHLHKAAEKMLEIATYEPMNDVERRAMNQMARELMMAQTSCWPFIMFTGTMVGYAHKKISDHTNRLFKLYEDIKHHSVDEEWLREIESRDNIFRNIDYRIYRG
- a CDS encoding cysteine desulfurase family protein; translated protein: MKEIYLDNAATTKARKEVVNYMVDCMEHSYANADSIHNLGLSVAKKINENKKVFEKLGLPKDSIYFTAGGGEANNILIKAVCNKFKKGRIISTPIEHPSIIKTLESLKGFDVCYLKVDEYGRVDENSLKELLNEDTILVTIAYVNSELGTIQDIPKLCRITKEKNKDIVFHTDFVQGLGHVKVDFSKIPVDAVSFSSHKIYGPKGVGAIYISKKIKLQPVVYGSNSENAFVPRTLANEQVLGFLKAISLLDDLDIEHLREIKEYTLERLKEIPNIRINSPEFSSPGLLNVSFIGARGEIIMNYLSSMNIYVSTGSACSVKKGPSSVIKAIGLEDKYSSGVIRLSFGRYNTKEDIDEFITQLNIVLGMIRSVA
- a CDS encoding DeoR/GlpR family DNA-binding transcription regulator, producing the protein MLSKQRQDKILDILREKGKISFTDLAKKLNTSYATIRRDCENLESFNLVTRISKGVELNEFKYDIDISYRQVKNISKKRKIAKRAAKFLKRGSFIFLDSGTTVNELIPYLKNLDIRVVTNGIMHLPKLIDNKVETILVGGRVKPTTRAIVSPEAIKQIKRYRFDYCFMGANAINEELGYMTPDPDEAEIKRAVIESSKVAFVLAEKSKCDKISNVRFSEYDKCIYIGEDNDIHSNA
- the pfkB gene encoding 1-phosphofructokinase; the protein is MIYTVTLNPALDYDIYTNKIQLGELNDSNKVEFRAGGKGINVSIMLNNINERSIALGYIAGFTGEYILKDLNAQNIMSDFISVKGNTRINIKLKSEEVETEIAGISPEITRENYEELLLKIKRLKTEDILVLSGSIPGCMEKDAYKKMAQSTKAQVVLDTRGDLLIENIWNNLLIKPNIKELEQAFNKKLNTHREVYDACKIFFDKGVKYILVSMGEKGALLVKKGRMFSANVPSGEMINTIGAGDSTVSGFLKGYTENLEDKEILKLAVACGSATAYSYGIGKKDKINELIKNIECEEEIYED
- a CDS encoding PTS fructose transporter subunit IIABC — encoded protein: MKIDALFNKKLFIPELGSADKKDVIEKMVDKLYENDCITSKEEFLKEVLKREEVAHTAFEGGVATPHAKSSVVKKASVVVGISHDGVDFSDGEEEKSKLFFLIAVPVDNPNLHIDVLAKLAGLIEDEGRINNILNADNFEEVLKNIHEEEKEVSVEKNKGYVVAVTACPTGIAHTFMARDALIKAANEMGVEIKVETNGTDGRKNEITKEDLKRAKGIILAINKSVDESRFNGYRVIKVGAKEGISNSKKLIQDILDGKGEIAEFKAEIKENSNSKLSESSNLYKHLMSGVSYMLPLVVSGGILIALAFLVDTLTGNGNAGSNFGSVNIVAKTLKEIGGTAFGLFVPILAGYVAYSMGQKSALTAGLVAGALAVSGGSGFLGALVGGLFAGLIVSWLNNGINKVSEKFRGIYLILVIPVVSVLITGLAMTFILNPIVSVINKAMIDFLNNMNSGSRIILGLIVGGMMAVDMGGPINKAAYVFGTGTLEATIATGGSSAMAAVMAGGMVPPLALAIATTIFKEKYSKEERQAGISNYIMGLSFITEGAIPFAAANPLRVIPACVIGSAIAGAITMFFNIKIPAPHGGILVMFLSTNILLYILAVLVGSIVSAVILGILKKK